In Lotus japonicus ecotype B-129 chromosome 5, LjGifu_v1.2, one genomic interval encodes:
- the LOC130717887 gene encoding phytochrome-associated serine/threonine-protein phosphatase, producing MDLDEWISKVRDGQHLLEEHLQLLCEYVKEILIEESNVQPVNSPVTVCGDIHGQFHDLMKLFQTGGQVPETNYIFMGDFVDRGYNSLEVFTILLLLKARYPAHITLLRGNHESRQLTQVYGFYDECQRKYGNANAWRYCTDVFDYLTLSAIIDGTVLCVHGGLSPDIRTIDQIRVIERNCEIPHEGPFCDLMWSDPEEIETWAVSPRGAGWLFGSRVTTEFNHINNLDLVCRAHQLVQEGLKYMFQDKGLVTVWSAPNYCYRCGNVASILSFNENMEREVKFFTETEENNQMRGPRTGVPYFL from the exons ATGGATTTGGACGAGTGGATCTCTAAGGTCAGAGATGGACAGCACCTTCTCGAAGaacaccttcaacttctctgcGAATAC GTTAAAGAGATCCTTATTGAGGAGTCCAATGTGCAGCCAGTGAATAGTCCAGTGACTGTTTGTGGTGATATTCATGGTCAGTTTCATGATCTGATGAAGCTTTTCCAGACCGGGGGTCAAGTTCCTGAGACAAATTACATTTTCATG GGAGACTTTGTCGATCGAGGTTACAATAGTCTTGAAGTTTTTACCATCCTTTTACTGCTTAAAGCTAG ATACCCAGCTCATATTACCCTTTTACGTGGAAATCATGAAAGCAGACAATTAACCCAG GTCTATGGATTTTATGATGAATGCCAGAGGAAGTACGGGAATGCTAATGCTTGGCGGTATTGCACAGATGTTTTCGACTATCTAACACTTTCTGCAATTATAGATGGAACT GTGCTTTGTGTCCATGGCGGCCTTTCTCCTGACATTCGAACAATTGATCAG ATAAGGGTCATTGAACGGAACTGTGAAATTCCTCATGAGGGTCCTTTTTGTGATCTAATGTGGAGTGATCCTGAAGAAATTGAAACATGGGCAGTCAGTCCCCGTGGAGCAGGTTGGCTATTTGGATCAAGGGTCACAACCGAG TTCAATCACATAAATAATCTTGATCTTGTTTGTCGAGCGCACCAACTTGTTCAAGAAGGCCTTAAGTATATGTTCCAAGATAAAGGCCTTGTAACT GTTTGGTCTGCACCTAATTACTGTTACCGATGTGGAAATGTGGCTTCTATTCTCAGTTTCAATGAAAATATG GAAAGAGAAGTTAAATTTTTCACCGAGACAGAGGAGAACAATCAGATGAGAGGGCCAAGGACAGGCGTTccatattttttataa
- the LOC130720946 gene encoding thioredoxin-like fold domain-containing protein MRL7L, chloroplastic: MVVPHSMTLPSSSLSSPIGVKERNFNMPTSYCCLHKDKPRKQFLNLSLSSNLSLLVGDSKAPRRVQALKSDGAHRKSGKREASSDSDSDSDDENDAPPPINDPYLMTLEERQEWRRKIRQVMDMKPNVQEESDPEEKKKKMEKLMKDYPLVVDEEDPNWPEDADGWGFSLGQFFNKITIKDNKKAKDDDDDDDEGNKVVWQDDDYIRPIKDIKSSEWEETVFKDISPLIILVHNRYRRPKENERIRDELEKAVHIIWNCRLPSPRCVALDAVVETELVAALKVSVFPEMIFTKSGKILFRDKAIRNADELSKIMAYFYFGAAKPPCLNSFTDFQEDIPSLVI; the protein is encoded by the exons ATGGTGGTGCCACATTCCATGACTTTGCCCTCCTCATCGCTCAGTTCACCTATAGGCGTAAAAGAGAGGAACTTTAACATGCCCACTTCATATTGTTGTCTTCACAAAGATAAACCCAGGAAGCAGTTCTTGAATTTGAGCCTTTCCTCAAACCTGTCTTTGCTG GTTGGTGATTCCAAAGCCCCTAGGAGAGTTCAGGCACTCAAATCTGATGGTGCTCATAGGAAGAGTGGAAAGCGAGAAGCATCAAGTGACAGTGACAGTGATAgtgatgatgaaaatgatgcGCCTCCTCCAATCAATGACCCTTATCTTATGACTCTTGAAGAGAGGCAAGAGTGGAGGAGGAAAATTAGACAAGTGATGGATATGAAGCCTAATGTTCAAGAGGAGTCAGACCCtgaggaaaagaagaagaaaatggaaaaGCTTATGAAGGATTACCCTCTTGTTGTGGATGAGGAGGATCCTAACTGGCCTGAAGATGCTGATGGGTGGGGATTCAGCCTGGGGCAGTTTTTCAACAAGATTACCATTAAAGACAACAAGAAGGCTAAGGAtgatgatgacgatgatgatgaaggtAACAAAGTAGTGTGGCAAGATGATGACtacattcgtcctatcaaagaCATAAAGAGCTCAGAATGGGAGGAGACTGTATTCAAAGACATAAGTCCCTTGATTATTCTTGTTCACAATCGATATAGAAG gcCAAAGGAGAATGAAAGAATTCGAGATGAACTTGAGAAGGCTGTGCATATCATATGGAACTGCAGATTACCCTCACCTAGA TGTGTTGCCCTTGATGCTGTTGTTGAGACTGAACTGGTTGCTGCACTTAAAGTATCAGTCTTCCCAGAGATGATCTTCACTAAATCAGGGAAGATTCTATTCCGTGATAAAG CAATTCGCAATGCAGATGAGTTGTCAAAAATCATGGCCTACTTTTACTTTGGTGCAGCCAAGCCACCCTGTTTGAATAGCTTTACAGATTTCCAAGAAGATATTCCTTCTCTTGTTATTTGA